TTTCTCATAATGAACGGACAAGGAAAAAGATCTTTTGCGAACTCATAGGATTAATCTTCCAACTTAATCCTCTGCGACATCATTCTTAAATCAGGAAATTATGCAAATTATCACACACTAGCACATTTTAGTAAAGAATATAAACACACAGTTGGACATAAAATCACTATATTCGATGAGAATTAAACTTAAAACCTCTTAGTCTCAATAACTTTATCTAGGACTTGGAAGCCACCCAGCTAAGGCCTCGTTTTCATGTTtcagcacacacacacacaaaaaaaaaaaaaaaaaaaaaaacttttatgaGCCCTTTTACCACATCATGTTCAAATTAAGTTAACACAGTGAATCTATAACATGACATATTTGTTAAAATATGTCGTCAACCTGTAGTTCGAATGATTAGAGTGTAGTTGTTATAATAATGTCAACTAACTGAAGTAGGGCCTTACGACTACTCTGCATGTGATTCGAAAATTGACATAATAATGCGCCGAAAGTTTAATActaatatttgtttaatttcaCCAGACATTGATGTGTTAATAATATATATACGTTTAGTTATTAAAGGAGAAGTAACTAATAGTCTCTCTCTAGAAATTCTCTATCGGCGTACGATTAGGTGGGCTAACGTGCGTAGTGGTCGGAGATGCCTAGAGGGCGTCCGAAAGCTACCAAAGTAGCTGCTAGACATGCAGCGGAGGTAATCAAAGAAGCTCTAGGAGTTTTTAGCATAGAGAAATTGGAAAAAAGTAACACCGGACTGAAAACACCTAGTGGTACACCAATTGGGGTATACGAGTTGCAGAGCCGGTGCCAGAACAACAACGGATTATGCTACTGTAAACGCCACCTGCAGTCGTAGGAGTGGTTATCCAAGGAAAAACCTAAGCAACCAGCCGCTAACGGGATCCAAAGGAGGGGAAATCCAAATTGCTATTCCAGGAGGTGAAGGTTCTAGCAAGATGAGCTTATCAATCGGAGTAGGAGCAATTGGCCTGTCTATTGACCCCGGGGGGTTACAAATTGATGCGAATAAATAATAAGCTTCCTATTGCACAACTAGGGGAGAGGAGGGACGGGGCAACTCTCTTTAATAGGAACAAAATGGCAGCAAAGGGGGATGAATCTTATATATATCGCCCCAACCATACAAGATTGAgagaagattgttgagcttaatAAAGAGTAAATTGAGAAAGGCATCGCAAAATGGAGGCAACCCCTAATCCTAAATGTTGTGGGAGAGGATCCGACTATTGGGGCCCTAGAAAGATTTATTGTTGCAAGATGGAATTTTGCCTCAAAGCCAAAGGTAGTTTACCATAATGATGGATACTTTGTAGTTCGCTTCAATTGTTTGGAAGATAAAGATGTTGTTCTATGCTCCGGGCCATATATGATAAATAGTAAACCAATTATCATCAAAGCTTGGGCACCTATGTTTTATTTTCATAGTGAAGTTTTGCAAAAGATCCCTCTATGGGTGAAACTGTCGAACTTGCCTCTGAGTTGCTGGGAAATGGAGACACTAAGTAGAATTGGAAGTGTACTTGGAGTTCCTGTTTATGCAGATGAATGCACAATAAAAGTGGAAAGGATTTCATATGCTCGATTATTAGTGGAAGTGGATGTTACTAGGCCCTTACCAAAGACTGTTAAGGTCAAAGATCCGAGTGGAGATGTTTATGACCAAGAGATAGTATATGATTGGGTACCGGAGTATTGCCATACTTACTTACAAGTTGGGCATTCAAGCAATATGATTCAGAATAAGAAGCCACTTGCAGGGAAGCAAAGAGGTGGAGCTACCAAACTAAAGCAAGAGTGGGGGAGACGCACAAGAAACAATCAAGGGAATGAGGGGCAGAATGCTCCAAAAATGCAAGGGGAAAGTCAAAAGGAAAACAGAttgaaggaaagaaaaatgagatAGAAGAAACAAGCAAAGAATCCAATGATGAAGCTGATCAATCACAAGGAGGCCAATGGCAAATAGTTCGAAACAAGTCAGCTACAAATGGGAGCTATAATACAGGGCATCGTAATAATTTTGGTGAAGATAAAACTACTCCTACTGTACTAGTAGGGAGAGAGAAACATGTTGAAGTAGTGAATGGATTTGATCCTCTGAGTATACCTAATATACTGCTGGAAGAAGAAGGGATGATAAATACCACAAGAACGAGTGGAGGAAGACAATGGGAGGCTGAAAATGATACGCATATGTTTATTCCTACATGAAGTTAGCTACATGGAATGTGAGAGGTCTTAACAAGACATATAAGCAAAAGAAGTTAAAGATGTTTATGAAGAATAATAATATAGTAATGATAGAAATAATAGAGCATAGAGTCAAAGAAAGCAATGTTACAGCAATTCTAAGGAAGATAGTGAATGGGTGGAGCTGGTGTcacaactacaacaacaatatGAGAGGCAAAATTTGGGTAGTATGGGATCAAAATGCTATAAAATTTGATGTTGAGCAGATGGTAGAACAGTTTATTCATGGAAGAGTTACAGCATGTAACTTGGGCATGGATTTTTATTTTACAGCTGTATATGGCTTTCACACAATAGAAGACAGGAGATGGTTGTGGGAAGATTTAAGGAGCATAGAGAGTTCACATCAGGTCCCTTGGCTTTCCATGGGTGATTATAATGCAGTATTACATGTTGAAGATATGAAGTATGGAAATCCTGTCACTGAGATAGAAACTAAGGATTTTAGTGACTATCTCTTTGATACTGGAGTGACTGAAATGCAATCAGCGGGGAGAGAGTATACTTGGACAAATACTCATATCTACAGCAAAATTAACAGAGCATTGGTCAACTCAGAATGGTTTATCAAATATCACCACTTGGAGGTTAACATCAGGGATCCAAATTTTTCTGACCACTCTCCCCTATGTATCAAGCTTGAAGAAGAACTTCATGGAGGACCTAGGCCTTTTTGATTCCTTAATTGTTTAGCTGAACAGGAGAGCTTCCTCCAGGCAGTGGAAACAACATGGAATCAAAGAAATAATGGGTTTGGTATGAGTAAAATATGGCAGAAGCTGAAAGTAGTTAAACAAGAGATGAAGAAATTAAATCGAGTAGAATTTAATGGGGTAAGAAAAAAAGTGAGTCGGCTAAGACAACAACTAGCAGACCTGCAAACTCAATtgatgggacctgggcatatatTATTTGATCAGGAAGGAGCACTAAAATCTGAGCTAGACAAATGGAGCAATAttgaagaaaatatattatgtCAAAAAGCTCGAATACAATGGCTGAAACTAGGagattcaaataatatttttttctttactaACATAAAGAATAGATTGGCACAAAACAAGATCACGAGTTTAATCAATGCTGAGGGGAATATGGTGCAGGATCAAgaaggcataaaaagtaaagtaCTGGGGTTCTTCGGGAAGTTACTGGGATCTTCTGCTACCCAACTACCAGCTGTAAATCCCATTATTTTACAATATGGAAGAGTACTGAGTAGAGAACATCAACTAGCCCTCATTGCACCTGTAACTAGAGAGGAAGTGGTCCAAGCTCTCAAAGATATTGACGACCTTAAAGCACCAGGGTGTGATGGCTTCAATGCCTGTTTCTTCAAAAATACTTGGCATGTGGTAGGGGAGGAAATTACTAAGGTAGTCTTGGAATTCTTTGATACAGGGATCATGTGTAAAACTATCAATTGCACTACTATAACATTGATCCCAAAGGTACAAAATCATCTCTAAAGTACTAACACATAGAATGCAAGATTTAATGAATGATGTTGTTGATCCAGGCCAATCAGCCTTTATTCCAAGGAGAGTGATCACATATAATATTATAATGTGTCATGAATTAGTAAAGGGATATGGAAGGAAAGGGGTATAACCTAGGTGCATGTTGAAGATAGATATGAGAAAGACCTATAACTCAGTTGAGTGGTATTTTATTGAACAGATCCTTACTTATCTTCACTTTCCTGCTAAATTTGTACAATGGATGATGGCATGTATAAACTCAGTTTCATATTCAGTCATCATAAATGGGCACCCTACTGCCCCATTCCCGGCCAAAAAAAGTATTGAGGCAAGGGGACCCAATGTCTCCCTTCCTGTTTGTGTTAGCCATGGAGTACCTCACTAGAATCTTGAAGACACTAAATAGGTAACTTGATTTCAATTATCACCCTAAGTGTGAAAGACTGAGCATTGTACAGTTGAGTTTTGCAGACGTCTTTCTGTTATTCAGCAAAGGGATGTAGTATTTGTAAAGACGGTGTTTGAATGTTTTCAAAAGTTCTCCAAAGCATCTAGTCTAGAGGCAAACATAGACAAAAGCTACATTTATTTTGGAGGAGTGCATGAGGAAGAGCAGAACAATATAATACATGTGCTGGGTTTTGCAACATGAGAGATGCCTTTTAGGTACCTAGGGATTCCCCTGAGTACTAAAAGGACATCAACATTACAATACAAGCCACTTCTTGATAAGATAATGGGTAGAATTACTTCCTGGACCTCAAAACTATTAAGCTATGTTGGTAGAGTCCAGTTGATCAAATCTATCCTATTCTCGGTACATGTGTTTTGGTCTCAAGTATTCATCTTGCCAAAGAAAGTGGTGAAGGCAATTGAATCACTATGTAGAAGATTTCTTTGGACATGGGGTGCACACATGCCCAAGAAAGCATTAATAGCACGGGACAAACTATGTTGTCCCAAGACAGCAAGCGGACTCAACTTCTTGGATGTTTGTACTTAGAACAAGACCGTCATTTGTAAAATGCTCTGGAATCTTTGTCAAAATAAAGATAAGCTATGGATCCATAACTACTATATAAAAGATGCAACTATTTGGAACGCACGAGCAACACAAGCTGCATGGGTGATGAAGAAAATATTGAAGGCCAAGGAAACTTATACAAATGCAAGTTACATGGATGATGATATACAGTGCATGCAACAGTTCTCTACGAAGGTGATTCATAACAAATTGAGAGGTAGTTTCCTAAGGTTTAATAGAGACGGTTTATATGCAACAATCAAGGGTCACCTAGATGGATTTTTATATTGTATCTGGCTTTAAATAACCGATTGCTCATGCGAGAGAGATTGGCACAATGGAAGCAGCTTGGGGATCTAAGGTGTATGATATGTCAAGCAGCACCGGAGACCATTGAACATCTATTTTTTGAGTGTATATTTTTAGCTGCTATATGGAAGAAGATTCTGCATTGATAAGGTTTGGCTAGGTAGCCTATGGCATGACAAGTTGAGAAGGAATGGGCTATAAAATAGGGGAAAGGAAAAGCTGTTGAAGCTCATATTTACAAAATGGCGCTAGCAGCAACTATCTATGCTATATGGATAGAAAGGAATATGAGAATGTTCCAATGAAAGAGCAAAAAATGATGAGTATAGTAAGGCACATTATTCAGAAGGTGTATTGTCGAGGTGCCTCATGTGTTAGGCTACGAAGGAAAATGACTGAGTTGAATTTTTACCCTTGAATTTGTAGGTAGTATAGCACAACAATAGGGATAGAAGTATTAGAATGATATGAAGATGCAGGTTTGGGTCCGTCTGTCCAAACCTGATCTGGTTTTGTTTCGATCTGCTTGTACATATTTACTTGGTAAATAAAGAAAAGTTAattaccaatatatatatatatatatatatatatatatatatatatatacgtttaAGAGTTGGGAAAAATTTACTCTTTAGTAATATCAATATCCCTGAAAGATTAAAATGCTTGTAAATAATCAAACACATAAATTACAAACTGGCTGATATAACAACTGCTATTAAAATGCTTAaactgaaagtacaagaggggggagggggtgaattgttgatttttccttttgcattctaagtagttgactagtttacTAATTAGTCGACTGAAGATAAGAATAGAATAAAAGTAAAGCAGAAGTAAAATGTATGAATTAAAGACACTAGGATTTTTATTctggttcggattcaatgaaTCCTacgtccagtccccttgggttgcaagggtgcTCTCTTTCAGAATGTGAAGTTTCTCAATTACAAGAGAGTTGATGTAGCTTTACACCAACAACTTAGTCACTTCTTTATTCTTGATACAATGCATCACCAGTGTTTATCTCTTTTTATTCTCTCACTAattacacaacagatctaaagagaactacaatgcttgtttggagtagaacaaaaagaGTGATAGTGGTTCGTTCAAAGTATATCTATTTCAATCTTGGTACAGATTTATATATACTTTTTGAGGCTATCTTGACTCTTGATTGACGTGAATATTGAGAGATTACAGATCCAAGGGAGTTGTTCCTTGAAAGGAATCGTAGACTGATTCTTTTCAAGAGTAAGGTGAAGTTTCCGTTGATTTTCCTTGACTTGTGGCCATGATGGACTTTTCTTCCGCTAAGCAAATATTTCTATTATTTGAGTATTCAAAGTTGGATCCCTTGATTCCGGGCTTTAACAGTCTTCCTTTGATAGAGGAATCTCAAGTGAAGAGCTTCACAAtcttgtttttctttaatttgggaCCTTCATATAATATCCTCCGTCAATCTGCTATCAAATCATTGATTGAATCTTCTTTCGGATTTCCGCTACTTGTTCCTTTTTCATCTCTAATCATTGATACTTTTTCTTTCCTTTGCTTCTAGAGTTTCCATCATTCTCATTCCTTACTTGCTTCCGTTGACAAATCTTTTCCTTAATTCTTTTACTTTTTCCATACTTGAATGATAGAGCTTCTTGAGTCCTTTGTTTTATCCCTTGTGATCTTACACCatagtaatatattatttttcatcattgaaacttatATTTAACAATCTTCCCCTTTTTATGATgacaaaataacatataaaagcAGTTTACTTTCTTGTTATAATTGGTGCTTGTTTTGCTGTAGTCGACTTCTAAGTTGACTTCCATGATGTGACAGTCGACTCCCCCTCAAAAGGTGCCGCTGTTTGTGCTACGCTTGTAACATCATATGCTGCAGTCGACTTCCCCCCAACAAGTGCTGCTATTTGACCTGCActatataattaatattttctCCCCCTTTTTGGCATCAACAAAGAGGGGATATTCACATgtatagaataaaataaacaaatataagcAAATATAGGCAATTATAAGCATGCATGGTttagcaaaaataaagaaaacatccAATGACTGGTTATCCAGtctaaaacaacaaaaaattgtCTGAAACATCTAGAACTAACGACGCAAGAAATAAGTGGGAGTCTTGCAAATCACCTCCTTTAGACGATCAAAGCCGGCATTTGCTAAAACTGTCACCTCATAAATCTTTTCATATACTTCCTTGAAGGCTTTGACTGCATTTTCTGCTAGCTTGAGAATTTTGACCCTTATCTTCGAAATATCGGACCATGTCTCTTTGGAGATGGCATGAATGTCCCCAACAATTGATTGAGTTGCAACAAGAAGGTCCTTAAAGATGGTCAATTTATTGTCAATAGCAGTCAATTTGTCTACAAGATCAAGATCACTTACACTATGATGGGAATCAGAGGCTTTGACCTTTGAATCAGGATAAACATTCTTGATTTCTCCCTCCTATTTCTTCACCCAAGAACCCTTAACACATACATACCCCATAATAGAAAAAGCTCTAGAGTTGTAAGATTTGGAGATAAAGACAAAAGGGTATTCTGAGATAGAGATGTTGTGGGCTTCCAAGAGATATGTGATAATCATACCATAAGATAGACTAGTAGGGTCATCAGCTCTTTCAACCATAAAATTTATGACTCATGAGGACAGTTTGACCTTAAGCTTGGTTACTAGATAGTAGACAAGAAAGGTGTCTCCTTGAGAGAAAGTGGAGAATGAGCCAGTGCGAGGAAGAAAAGTAGTTGCAACAATATGGGCCAGAAATGGGTTTTGAAACTAACATCACTAAGACCTAACTGGTTAGGGAGGAAATCAGAGGGACACTCAGCTATACAATGCTTTTCTTGATCAAAAGTAATTTTAAAGTCTTCAGGCCAGGTATTTTTAAAAAGCATGGGAAAATCATAGCACTTACACTAAAAAATTGAGTCAAACAtggcacaatcaagaacaatgcATTTTCCTAAAACTAGGGATTCTAAATTATTAGGCTTGCTATAGCGGAGATTGGTATAGAACATCCTCACTAGAGGTTCATAGACTTTGGGAGGGGGTAAAGAGAGGAAATTTGACCATCATTCAAAAACAAACAGATCATTTACCTTACGATTGAGGACCTCCATATCGTCAAGGTCGATTACTCTGTCGTGGGCACTGGGCTTCTTTTAGAGGGAAACAAAGAAGTCGCTATTTGGAGTATCCCATAAATTGAGGTTTGACTCTAGAGAACTCGAGAGGTCTACGTTGGATTTCTTGGGGGTAAAGATTCAGGGGGGGTCTTCCACGGGTCTTTTTCCAAGAGCTTTTTCGACTATTTGGTGAGTTTGGTCAGATGGTTCTGCTTGAGAATATGCAAACCCTTCAGATTGGTCGGACCCTAGGTCTACTTGTTCTGCAAGTTGAGAAGAGGGTTTTTCCTTGGAACGAGTACTTTTTCTGGTGGAGGCAGAGGGATTCTTGGAGTGTTTTGTCATTGAAGGATTTTTGGAGAAGGGTTTCTGagtgataaaaacaatgataaaGAGAAAAGATGATTCagagggttaaaaagaaaggatttgACTATTGAGTACAGGAAAGGAAAGGGCGTCTGTGAAAGGACATGATGATTGATTTTCCTTTCTTGAAAGTTATGACTGATGGGAAAAGAGAGAGAAATCGGAGGAGCTCAATTAATGCGTACTTacagaagaaaataaaaataaaaacattagTCACACAGGAATTAGAATTAATACATAAGCCTAGTTTTTATGATCAAGCGAAATAATGCCAAGTAGTTCTCTTAAGAGCAGAATCTATCTTCAAGCAAAGGCTTAGTAAAAATGCCTTGATCAGCGGTGCCAACAAATGATAACTCTATATCTCCCTTAATGACATGATCTATAATGAAATGATGCTTAATATCTATATGCTTAGCCCTAGAGTGATGCACATGATTCTTTGAGAGGCATATAACACTAGAATTATCACAGAATATTTGAATAGGTTTAAACGATAATTCATAGTCACCCAATTGATGAGACATCCATAGTAATTGTACACAACACTGTCCAATGGAAATATACTCTGCCTCAGTTGTGGATAATGCAATTGAGCCTTGTTTTTTTACTATTCCAGGATATTAATGCCTTTCCCAGTAATTGACATATTCCACTGGTGCTTTTCATGCCTTCCTTATCACCTGCAAGATCAACATATGAAAAACCTTCAAGTTTAATATTATTAGATCGTGGGTACCACAGTCCATATGAAATAGTTCTGATGAGATAACAAATTATTCTCTTTACTGTTGTCAGGGGTGATTCCTTAGGAACTGACTAAAATTTCGTAAGGAGCTAATCATTCCACGATATTTCGTTTCATTTACTGGATTTCCCTTTTTGTCTTTGTCAAGACTTGTTGATGGGCTCATTGGTATACCAATTGCTTTAGCACTGCTCATGCCGAACTTTTGAATCAATTCCTTTATATATTTAGTTTGACATACAAAAGTTCCTTTCTcagattgttgaatttgaagtCTAAGGAAAACGTGagttctcccatcatgctcatttcaaactcactgtGTATGAGATTAGCAAATTCCTTACACAAAAGAGGGTTAGCacttccaaaaataatatcatcaacatagacttggATAATAAGATTACCTCTTGTTGATCTTTTGATAAATAATGTAGTATCTACTTTACCTCTTGTAAAACCATGATCAATTAGAAATGAGATTAGCCTTTTGTACCAGGCTCGAGGAGCTTATTTAAAACCATACAGAGATTTAGTCAACTTATACACATGGTAAGTAAATTGTGAGTCTTCAAAACCAGAAACTTATTTTACATACACCTCCTTATCAATAAAGCCATTTAAGAAGGCACTTTGACATCCATATGAAAAAGTCTAAAACCTTTAAAAGATGCATATGCAAGAAGAATCCGTATAGACTCTAATCGTGCTACCAAAGCAAAGGTTTCATCATGTCGACTCCTTCTTGCTGTGAGTAGCCTTGAGCTACTAATCCGGCTTTGTTTCACACTACTTTTTCATATTCATTCAGCTTATTTCTAAAAATCCATTTAGTTCCAACTATGGCAGCATTTGCAGGCTTAAATAACGGTTCCCAGACTTGATTCTTATCGAATTGATCGAGTTCCTCCTACATGGCTTGAACCCAGCTGGAGTCTTTTAAGGCTTCCTCAATTTTATTTGGTTCGATTTAAGAGATAAGTGCTACATTTGCCTTCTTCTTAAGAGCTCCATTGGTTTTCATTTCTTAACTTGGATCTCCTATGATAAACTTTTGAGGATATTCTGGTTCACTTCTCCACTCATTTGGACACATTCCAAACGTATGAGTAGTTGACTCCTTCTGTGGTATAGGTTGATTATTGGCAGGTTCACTAGTCGACTCTTTGATTACGTCTGTGCTATCAGTTGGCTTTTGTGACATGCTTGACTGTGATATTTCTTGGTTGATATCTTTATCACCTGCAATAATTCCTTTCTCGGTCGTAATGTTATTTTCATCAAATATGACATGCACCGATTCTTCTACAGATAAAGTACGCTTATTATAAACTCTAAAAGATCTAGTATTAATAGAGTAACCAAGAAAATTACCTTCGTCACACCTTGGATCTAATTTTTCAAGGTTGTCCTTACCATTATTGTGGATGAAGCACTTACTGCCAAATAGATGAAAGTAGGCTATGTTGAGTCGTTTGCCTTTCCATAATTCATATGGAGTTTTCTTCAAGATGGGTCTTATAAGACATTTGTTGAGAATGTGACAAACTGTGCTTACCGCTTCTGCCCAAAAATGATTTGGCAGGGAATGTTCTAATATCATTATTCTGGCCATATCTTGTAGAGTTCATTTTTTTCGCTCAACTACTTCATTCTGTTGAGGTGGTCTTGGAGCTGAGAAATTGTGGGTATATCCTTGATCATTGCAGAAATCTTCAAAGGCTCTGCTTTCGAATTCTCCTCCATGGTCACTTTGGATGATTGTGATGAGATACCTTTTTTCTCTTTCAACTCTTTTAcaaaaaatctcaaaaaatttcaaagcttcatctttatgagaTAGGAAAATCACCCATGTAAAATGTGAGTAgtcatcaataataacaaaagcatatCGTTTACCTCCAATGCTAGCAGTTCTAGTGGGTCTAAATAAGTTCATATAAAGCAATTGTAAAGGCTTGGTCGTAGACACAATgtctttatttttgaaagagaTCTGACATGCATCACATACATGATATCTAGAAAAATTAAATTTGTGAAGGCTAATAACTAAATCATGCTTGGAGAGTTTCTCAATTAGATGcatgcttgcatgaccaagtttctTATGCCACAACTGTGGATCATCATATATGGATGCTAAACAGATATGACTATCTAAATTTTTAATGCCATCAAGAATATAAACATTTCCATACCTTTTTCCTGGAAGTATTATTTTACCTAACTCATCTTCAATGGCATATCATGTTTTCTTGAATTTGACTTCGTACCCTGAATCACATAGCTGACTTATACTCAAGAGATTATAGTTGAGTTCATCTATAAGATATACTTCAGTAATATCACAATTATTGTTGAATGGAACTGTGTTGGTGCCAactatttttcattttgaatCATCACCAAATTTGACACTTCCTCCATTTATTTTTATAACTTTATTGAACAAATGTTTGTCACCCGTCATGTGGCTGAAACACGCATTATCTAAATACCATTTTCCTTTGCGACTCTTTATGTGGTGTTCCTCGCTTGTTTCACCTCGTGCCATGAAACAGTTTTCAGTATCTTCTTTGCTTTCATTATCTGATGTGTCTTTATCAGTCCAACAACCAGAATATTTGTTCATATCATTTTCTAAAATAGTCATGAAGTACAAGTTTGATACTTCTTCGTGTTATGATCTATCTTCATCACTCCAGCTTCCGAAGGATTTGTTTTTGTTGAATCCTCTGGAGACTTTTCTTTTAAGTTCAGGGCATTCAGCTTGAACATGGCCATACATTCCGCATTCAAAGCATTTCCCATTATTTTTGTCTTGTTCATTATATTGCCTAGTTCGTCTGGATGACATccttcccttttttatttttctatatcTTCTCATCAATCCATTCATGTTTCTTGATACCATGGCAATTTATTCTTCAAGAGCTTCTACATCATCATCAATATCATCTTCAGGTCCTCATTTATAGTTTTGAAGGCAACtgtattcttcttttcttcctgatTTGTTTTCTTGAGATGAGTTTTCTCAAATACTATAAGATCTCCTTGTAGTTCAACATATGAAAGTTTGTTTAGATCTTGGGATTCAAGTGCCACTAGTTGTTTCTGCCATGCGGTAGGAAAAATTCTTAGgattttttgtcacgacccaaaatacaactagtcgtgatggcacctaacccaacccgctaggtaagccaactttcaattattcaattccaataaagttattaaagcaatttaagtgaataaagacgTTAATCTtttacaatccccaagaactggtagtataaatcatgagcttctaagaatagagtatacaaagcggaaatgaaataaatacatagtctgtttgaataatacttAAACAAAgctttttataaatctaaggctaccctgaacaagaggcaactacaacaggaacgcaggtacatcttcaaatcccgcaaccatcgagcacaacaacaacaacatctgcacgaaatgtgcagaagtgtagtatcaatacagccgaccccatgtactgagcaagtaacaaacctagccgtaggttgaaagtagtgacgatttTCCACCAAGGTCAGGTCCAAaatcaatagtccacaacaatctaTAACAACATAAAGTAATTAATACCAaaagtaactcagggataaaatgcTCAGTCACCTCATGATTTCagcaataatagttcttcctttcaagtacatcagtgaaaatccaaatcttttgccaaagttaccaaaaatgtgaataagtttgaaaacagaattttttccaaaatcctttcaataataaataaaatatctcattttctttctagataaccagtgtaaaacaaatacatcactatgcccatctgtcaatatgtgtgagaaatcatgaataatgtgataccgtacaacatgatgaaaacacatctttatgcatatatgtcatgtgtgtatgccaatgcaatgtatctaagagattgtactcatgtactcacactctcagagtacttaatctcattgtctcgcattctctctcactatgctcagcacactcaatcactcagcgctatacatatcatgctgcggcgtgcagcccgatccctatttatagttcactaggggtgtgtacagactcatgagggggctcctacagcccaagcgctataagcacagataactcatgtgctataatatcatatccagatccgcacggacaactcacgtactgcacggacaaACTACGTGTtataataatatttggatccgcacggccaactcatgtgctataataatatctagatccacacggccaactcacgtgctataa
This DNA window, taken from Nicotiana tabacum cultivar K326 chromosome 15, ASM71507v2, whole genome shotgun sequence, encodes the following:
- the LOC107806429 gene encoding uncharacterized protein LOC107806429, which encodes MKLATWNVRGLNKTYKQKKLKMFMKNNNIVMIEIIEHRVKESNVTAILRKIVNGWSWCHNYNNNMRGKIWVVWDQNAIKFDVEQMVEQFIHGRVTACNLGMDFYFTAVYGFHTIEDRRWLWEDLRSIESSHQVPWLSMGDYNAVLHVEDMKYGNPVTEIETKDFSDYLFDTGVTEMQSAGREYTWTNTHIYSKINRALVNSEWFIKYHHLEESFLQAVETTWNQRNNGFGMSKIWQKLKVVKQEMKKLNRVEFNGVRKKVSRLRQQLADLQTQLMGPGHILFDQEGALKSELDKWSNIEENILCQKARIQWLKLGDSNNIFFFTNIKNRLAQNKITSLINAEGNMVQDQEGIKSKVLGFFGKLLGSSATQLPAVNPIILQYGRVLSREHQLALIAPVTREEVVQALKDIDDLKAPGCDGFNACFFKNTWHVVGEEITKVVLEFFDTGIMCKTINCTTITLIPKQRDVVFVKTVFECFQKFSKASSLEANIDKSYIYFGGVHEEEQNNIIHVLGFAT